In Oryza sativa Japonica Group chromosome 2, ASM3414082v1, the following are encoded in one genomic region:
- the LOC4330147 gene encoding polyamine oxidase 1, whose product MVAKKPRVVVVGAGISCLTAAHRLCGAGGDKFEVAVVEAGDRVDCRILTSEFAGHRVEMGATWVQGVVGSPVYALARDAGAIGEEGGGLPYERMDGFPDRVLTVAEGGEVVDADTVAGPIEELYRGMIEAARDGEAGGGGGVEEYLRRGLRAYQAARSAGGGGKELEEVEEALLAMHINLERTDTSADDLDLTTEGEYRDFPNPEQAFVVSLTNGSHI is encoded by the coding sequence ATGGTGGCGAAGAAGCCGAGGGTTGTGGTGGTGGGCGCGGGGATATCGTGCCTCACGGCGGCGCACCGGCTGTGCGGCGCGGGCGGGGACAAGTtcgaggtggcggtggtggaggccggTGACCGAGTCGACTGCCGGATCCTCACGTCCGAGTTCGCCGGCCACCGAGTCGAGATGGGCGCCACGTGGGTGCAGGGCGTCGTCGGGAGCCCCGTGTACGCGCTGGCGCGCGACGCCGGCGCGATCGGGGAGGAGGGTGGTGGTCTCCCGTACGAGCGCATGGACGGCTTCCCCGACCGCGTGCTGACCGTCGCAGagggcggcgaggtcgtcgacgcggACACGGTGGCTGGCCCGATCGAGGAGCTGTACAGGGGCATGATAGAGGCCGCGCGCGACGGCGAggctggtggtggaggcggcgtggAGGAGTACCTGCGCCGTGGCCTACGGGCGTACCAGGCGGCGCGgtctgccggcggcggcggcaaggaacTTGAGGAAGTGGAGGAGGCGCTGCTCGCCATGCACATCAACCTGGAGCGGACCGACACCTCCGCCGACGACCTCGACCTCACCACCGAGGGCGAGTACCGCGACTTCCCCAACCCAGAGCAAGCATTTGTTGTGTCactgacaaatgggtcccacatataa